In the genome of Entelurus aequoreus isolate RoL-2023_Sb linkage group LG08, RoL_Eaeq_v1.1, whole genome shotgun sequence, one region contains:
- the LOC133655038 gene encoding leucine-rich repeat-containing protein 18-like has protein sequence MPKSKKGGKPKARVFDLQMAQNCIELTPDGKQRLNLSFKGFTIVPECIDKLCRIDEILLSRNLIKKLPDFFDVFNNVHNLDLHSNYLEVLPPSIGLLKNLLTLNCCNNRLTHVPKEIGLLQNLRTLHLGLNRLQTLPSTIGDLKELTYIGLSDNKFAKVPKCLAQLQNLKKANLDRNPIPPPQVIKPTPIPKMFHLIKAGDLCDDCRRKCRTERKKLAEALNMKEQPSAAHVARPEIVT, from the exons AAACCCAAAGCCAGGGTTTTTGACTTGCAAATGGCCCAGAATTGCATAGAGCTGACACCAGATGGCAAACAGCGCCTCAATCTCAGTTTCAAGGGATTCACAATAGTGCCCGAATGCATCGATAAGCTTTGCCGAATCGATGAAATCCTCCTGAGCCGGAACCTGATCAAGAAGCTTCCTGACTTTTTTGACGTTTTCAACAACGTCCACAATTTGGACCTGCACAGCAACTAT CTGGAGGTGCTTCCTCCGTCAATCGGCCTCCTGAAAAACCTGCTCACTTTAAATTGCTGCAACAACCGTCTAACGCACGTCCCCAAGGAGATCGGCCTGCTGCAGAATCTCCGCACGCTCCACCTGGGTCTCAACAGGCTTCAGACGCTCCCCTCCACCATCGGGGACTTGAAGGAGCTCACCTACATCGGCCTCTCCGACAACAAATTCGCCAAAGTCCCCAAGTGCCTTGCGCAGCTCCAAAATCTGAAGAAAGCCAACCTGGACAGGAACCCCATCCCCCCGCCGCAAGTCATCAAGCCTACCCCTATCCCAAAGATGTTTCATTTAATCAAGGCAGGCGATCTATGTGATGACTGTCGGAGGAAGTGCCGGACAGAGAGGAAGAAGCTAGCGGAGGCGCTGAACATGAAGGAACAGCCTTCTGCAGCACATGTGGCACGTCCGGAAATTGTTACCTAA